In the Lampris incognitus isolate fLamInc1 chromosome 11, fLamInc1.hap2, whole genome shotgun sequence genome, one interval contains:
- the hspd1 gene encoding 60 kDa heat shock protein, mitochondrial: MFRLPTVMKQMRPVCRALAPHLTRAYAKDVKFGADARALMLQGVDLLADAVAVTMGPKGRTVIIEQSWGSPKVTKDGVTVAKSIDLKDKYKNIGAKLVQDVANNTNEEAGDGTTTATVLARAIAKEGFDTISKGANPVEIRRGVMIAVDVVIGELKRLSKPVTTPEEIAQVATISANGDVEIGNIISNAMKKVGRKGVITVKDGKTLHDELEIIEGLKFDRGYISPYFINTAKGQKCEFQDAYLLLSEKKISSVQSIVPALELANQHRKPLVIIAEDVDGEALSTLVLNRLKVGLQVVAAKAPGFGDNRKNQLVDMAIATGGTVFGDEAMGLALEDIQAHDFGKVGEVQVTKDETMLLKGGGSSAAIEKRVAEIAEQLENTTSDYEKEKLNERLAKLSDGVAVLKIGGTSDVEVNEKKDRVTDALNATRAAVEEGIVPGGGCALLRCISVLDSIKPANADQKIGVDIIRRALRIPAMTIAKNAGVEGSLVVEKILQGGAELGYDALQGEYVNMVEKGIIDPTKVVRTALLDAAGVASLLSTAEAVVTEIPKEEKDMPGGGMGGMGGMGGMGGMGGMGF, translated from the exons ATGTTTCGCTTACCAACAGTCATGAAGCAAATGAGGCCAGTGTGCAGGGCTCTGGCCCCCCACCTCACACGAGCTTATGCTAAGGATGTGAAGTTTGGAGCAGATGCACGTGCCCTCATGTTGCAGGGAGTGGATCTGCTGGCTGATGCCGTAGCTGTCACCATGGGCCCTAAG gGTCGCACAGTCATCATTGAGCAGAGCTGGGGAAGCCCTAAGGTGACCAAGGATGGTGTCACGGTGGCCAAGAGCATCGATCTGAAGGACAAGTACAAGAACATTGGGGCCAAGCTGGTGCAGGATGTGGCCAACAATACCAATGAGGAGGCTGGAGATGGCACTACCACCGCCACGGTGCTGGCACGTGCCATTGCCAAGGAGGGCTTTGACACCATCAGCAAAGGTGCCAATCCCGTGGAAATTCGTCGCGGTGTAATGATAGCTGTAGATGTAGTCATCGGTGAGCTGAAGAGGCTCTCCAAACCCGTCACAACCCCCGAAGAGATTGCACAA GTTGCTACAATCTCTGCCAACGGAGATGTTGAGATTGGTAACATCATCTCCAATGCCATGAAGAAGGTGGGTCGCAAAGGAGTCATCACTGTTAAG GATGGTAAGACTTTACATGATGAGCTGGAGATTATTGAGGGTCTGAAGTTTGACCGTGGATACATCTCTCCCTACTTCATCAACACAGCCAAAG GCCAGAAGTGTGAGTTCCAGGATGCGTACCTGCTGCTGAGTGAGAAGAAGATCTCCAGCGTCCAGAGCATTGTGCCAGCCCTGGAGCTTGCCAACCAGCATCGCAAGCCTCTGGTCATTATTGCGGAGGATGTGGATGGCGAAGCCCTCAGTACATTGGTTCTCAACAG GCTAAAGGTTGGACTCCAGGTAGTGGCAGCTAAGGCCCCAGGCTTTGGAGACAACCGGAAGAACCAGCTGGTGGATATGGCCATCGCCACAGGAGGCACT GTGTTTGGTGATGAGGCGATGGGCCTAGCCCTGGAAGATATCCAGGCTCATGACTTCGGCAAGGTCGGCGAGGTGCAGGTTACCAAAGATGAAACCATGCTGCTGAAGGGCGGCGGTAGCTCAGCAGCCATTGAGAAGCGGGTGGCAGAAATCGCTGAGCAGCTGGAGAACACCACCAGTGACTATGAGAAGGAGAAGCTCAACGAGAGGCTGGCCAAGCTATCTGACGGAGTGGCTGTGCTTAAG ATTGGAGGAACAAGTGATGTTGAAGTGAACGAGAAGAAGGACCGTGTGACGGATGCTCTGAATGCCACACGGGCAGCCGTAGAGGAGGGTATTGTGCCAGGAGGAGGCTGCGCCCTTCTGCGTTGCATCTCTGTACTCGACAGCATCAAACCTGCCAATGCTGACCAGAAGATTG GTGTGGACATTATCAGGCGGGCTCTCCGCATCCCAGCAATGACCATTGCCAAGAATGCTGGTGTGGAGGGTTCACTAGTAGTGGAGAAGATCCTGCAGGGAGGAGCTGAGCTGGGCTACGACGCTTTGCAAGGAGAGTACGTCAACATGGTGGAGAAGGGCATCATTGATCCCACTAAG GTGGTGAGGACGGCACTACTAGATGCAGCTGGAGTAGCCTCCCTGCTCTCCACCGCTGAGGCCGTAGTCACAGagatacccaaggaggagaaagaCATGCCAGGAGGGGGCATGGGAGGAATGGGTGGCATGGGAGGCATGGGAGGCATGGGTGGCATGGGTTTCTAA
- the LOC130120819 gene encoding 10 kDa heat shock protein, mitochondrial isoform X3, with translation MAFRKFLPMFDRVLVERLAAETVTKGGIMLPEKSQGKVLQATVVAVGPGSVNQKGDLQPISVKIGEKVLLPEYGGTKVILDNKDYFLFRDADILGKYVD, from the exons ATG GCCTTCAGAAAGTTTCTCCCCATGTTTGACCGAGTGCTGGTGGAGCGCTTAGCCGCAGAGACAGTGACAAAGGGGGGCATCATGCTGCCAGAGAAGTCCCAGGGCAAGGTGCTGCAGGCAACAGTTGTGGCAGTCGGACCCGGCTCTGTCAATCAG AAAGGTGACCTGCAGCCAATCAGTGTGAAGATAGGAGAGAAGGTCCTTTTACCAGAGTATGGTGGAACAAAGGTCATTCTGGATAACAAG GACTACTTCCTGTTCCGTGATGCAGATATTTTGGGCAAATACGTAGATTAA
- the LOC130120819 gene encoding MOB-like protein phocein isoform X4 has product MAFRKFLPMFDRVLVERLAAETVTKGGIMLPEKSQGKVLQATVVAVGPGSVNQDFYNWPDESFEEMDSTLAVQQYIQQNIRSDCSNIDKILEPPEGQDEGVWKYEHLRQFCLELNGLAVKLQGECHPDTCTQMTATEQWIFLCAAHKTPKECPAIDYTRHTLDGAACLLNSNKYFPSRVSIKESSVAKLGSVCRRIYRIFSHAYFHHRQIFDKYENETFLCHRFTRFVMKYNLMSKDNLIVPILEEEVQNTSSAGESEA; this is encoded by the exons ATG GCCTTCAGAAAGTTTCTCCCCATGTTTGACCGAGTGCTGGTGGAGCGCTTAGCCGCAGAGACAGTGACAAAGGGGGGCATCATGCTGCCAGAGAAGTCCCAGGGCAAGGTGCTGCAGGCAACAGTTGTGGCAGTCGGACCCGGCTCTGTCAATCAG GATTTCTACAACTGGCCGGATGAATCATTTGAGGAGATGGACAGCACCCTGGCTGTCCAACAG TACATTCAACAGAACATCCGGTCGGACTGCTCAAACATTGACAAGATCCTGGAACCTCCAGAAGGCCAAGATGAAGGTGTTTGGAAGTATGAGCACCTCAG GCAATTCTGCTTGGAGCTCAATGGACTAGCGGTTAAACTGCAG GGTGAGTGCCACCCAGACACCTGTACCCAAATGACAGCTACAGAGCAGTGGATCTTTTTATGTGCTGCTCACAAGACACCCAAAGAG TGCCCTGCCATTGACTACACTAGGCACACGCTGGACGGAGCTGCCTGCCTTCTTAACAGCAACAAATACTTCCCCAGCAG GGTTAGCATCAAGGAGTCATCGGTAGCCAAGCTGGGCTCTGTCTGCCGTCGTATCTATAGGATATTCTCCCACGCTTACTTCCATCACCGCCAGATATTTGATAAGTATGAG AATGAGACGTTCCTGTGTCACCGGTTCACACGCTTCGTGATGAAATACAACCTGATGTCTAAGGATAACCTGATCGTGCCCATTCTAGAGGAGGAAGTCCAAAACACCTCATCAGCTGGGGAGAGCGAGGCCTAA
- the LOC130120819 gene encoding MOB-like protein phocein isoform X1: MVMAEGAAVLRRNRPGTKAKDFYNWPDESFEEMDSTLAVQQYIQQNIRSDCSNIDKILEPPEGQDEGVWKYEHLRQFCLELNGLAVKLQGECHPDTCTQMTATEQWIFLCAAHKTPKECPAIDYTRHTLDGAACLLNSNKYFPSRVSIKESSVAKLGSVCRRIYRIFSHAYFHHRQIFDKYENETFLCHRFTRFVMKYNLMSKDNLIVPILEEEVQNTSSAGESEA; the protein is encoded by the exons ATGGTCATGGCGGAGGGTGCTGCAGTTCTCAGGAGGAATCGGCCTGGAACCAAGGCGAAG GATTTCTACAACTGGCCGGATGAATCATTTGAGGAGATGGACAGCACCCTGGCTGTCCAACAG TACATTCAACAGAACATCCGGTCGGACTGCTCAAACATTGACAAGATCCTGGAACCTCCAGAAGGCCAAGATGAAGGTGTTTGGAAGTATGAGCACCTCAG GCAATTCTGCTTGGAGCTCAATGGACTAGCGGTTAAACTGCAG GGTGAGTGCCACCCAGACACCTGTACCCAAATGACAGCTACAGAGCAGTGGATCTTTTTATGTGCTGCTCACAAGACACCCAAAGAG TGCCCTGCCATTGACTACACTAGGCACACGCTGGACGGAGCTGCCTGCCTTCTTAACAGCAACAAATACTTCCCCAGCAG GGTTAGCATCAAGGAGTCATCGGTAGCCAAGCTGGGCTCTGTCTGCCGTCGTATCTATAGGATATTCTCCCACGCTTACTTCCATCACCGCCAGATATTTGATAAGTATGAG AATGAGACGTTCCTGTGTCACCGGTTCACACGCTTCGTGATGAAATACAACCTGATGTCTAAGGATAACCTGATCGTGCCCATTCTAGAGGAGGAAGTCCAAAACACCTCATCAGCTGGGGAGAGCGAGGCCTAA
- the LOC130120819 gene encoding MOB-like protein phocein isoform X2: MVMAEGAAVLRRNRPGTKAKDFYNWPDESFEEMDSTLAVQQNIRSDCSNIDKILEPPEGQDEGVWKYEHLRQFCLELNGLAVKLQGECHPDTCTQMTATEQWIFLCAAHKTPKECPAIDYTRHTLDGAACLLNSNKYFPSRVSIKESSVAKLGSVCRRIYRIFSHAYFHHRQIFDKYENETFLCHRFTRFVMKYNLMSKDNLIVPILEEEVQNTSSAGESEA, translated from the exons ATGGTCATGGCGGAGGGTGCTGCAGTTCTCAGGAGGAATCGGCCTGGAACCAAGGCGAAG GATTTCTACAACTGGCCGGATGAATCATTTGAGGAGATGGACAGCACCCTGGCTGTCCAACAG AACATCCGGTCGGACTGCTCAAACATTGACAAGATCCTGGAACCTCCAGAAGGCCAAGATGAAGGTGTTTGGAAGTATGAGCACCTCAG GCAATTCTGCTTGGAGCTCAATGGACTAGCGGTTAAACTGCAG GGTGAGTGCCACCCAGACACCTGTACCCAAATGACAGCTACAGAGCAGTGGATCTTTTTATGTGCTGCTCACAAGACACCCAAAGAG TGCCCTGCCATTGACTACACTAGGCACACGCTGGACGGAGCTGCCTGCCTTCTTAACAGCAACAAATACTTCCCCAGCAG GGTTAGCATCAAGGAGTCATCGGTAGCCAAGCTGGGCTCTGTCTGCCGTCGTATCTATAGGATATTCTCCCACGCTTACTTCCATCACCGCCAGATATTTGATAAGTATGAG AATGAGACGTTCCTGTGTCACCGGTTCACACGCTTCGTGATGAAATACAACCTGATGTCTAAGGATAACCTGATCGTGCCCATTCTAGAGGAGGAAGTCCAAAACACCTCATCAGCTGGGGAGAGCGAGGCCTAA